GTCTACCACAAACAGGATCTCGCTTGGTTTGATGGAAGATTTGATGTTTTCTACCTCTTTCATCATCACTTCATCCACCGCCAAGCGACCGGCCGTATCCACAATCACAATCTTCTTGCCCGATTTTTTAGCATGAGCTACCGCATTTTGAGCAATAGCCACCGCATCCCTGCTGTCGGGTTCGGAGTAGACCTCCACGCCGATCTGTTCTCCCAGCACTTTCAGCTGGTCGATCGCCGCAGGCCGATAGATATCACAGGCCGCCAGCAATACCTGACGCCCCTGGCGCTTGAGCATATAGGCGAGTTTTCCCGAAAAAGTAGTTTTTCCTGACCCCTGCAAACCCGCAATAAGGATTACGGCGGGGTCACCTTTAATATTAATGGCCTCTGCCTGCCCTCCCATGAGTGCGGTAAGCTCTTCATGGACAATTTTTACGAACATCTGCCCCGGCTCCACTGCGATCAATATCTTTTGGTCGAGGGCCTTATCTTTTATCTTATCCGTAATTTCCTTTGCAACTTTGAAGTTAACGTCGGCATCTACCAATGCTCTGCGCACTTCCTTAGTGGTAGCAGCTACGTTAATATCCGATATTCTATCTTTCCCTTTTAGGGTCCGAATAGCTTTGTTTAATTTATCCTGTAAGCTTTCAAACATAATAACCGATCAGTAAAATGAGGCCACAAATTTAGTGAATCATGCGTTCAAACCATAATAACTTTAGCACGGTATGTGAAAAGTATTGTTATAGTCTTAAATTTGCGCGGCAAAAACACCAAAACTCATTAAGTCTTCCATTCATTATGATGCAAAAAACTACTACCTATTGGCGCTGCATGAATGTGTTATTAGTCACTTTATTAACAGTAGGTACGTTGACAGCTCAGATTAAGATTACGTTCCCGGTGGAACGTGCCGTTTTTCAACGTAACAATGCCAATCAAGCCTCTGTGTCTATTGGAGGATATTATACTCAGGCCGTTGACCGAATTGAAGCCCGACTCGTGCCCGTTGTCGTGGGCCAAGGTCAGGCAACGGACTGGATCACCATTGAATCCAATCCCAGGGGAGGAGTATTTTTAGGGTCCTTGACCGGCCGGGGCGGTTGGTATACACTTGAGGTAAGGGCATTTCTCGGAGGGACGGAAGTGGGTCGCGATGCACTTGCAAAATTGGGCATCGGCGAAGTGTTTTTGATCGCCGGTCAATCCAACGCACAGGGTTTCTTCGGTTTTGGCGCTCCAAACGTAAATGATGACCGAGTAAATACCATTACCTGGGACAACCAAAACTCCGATAATACCAACAATCTTACCTTTTCATTTACCCGGGTTACCGCCGAAGGAGTCATTGGTCCGAGGGGGCGCAGCGCTTGGTGCTGGGGTCCTTTGGGTGATTTACTGGCCCGAAAGCTGAACGTCCCCATTTTATTTATGAATGCCGGTTGGTTTGATACTTCCACCCTAAATTGGTTGGATTCAGCCAACGGTAAGACAGTCAAAAATCGTCTTAATCAGGACTTGCCCGCCGGAATGCCTTTTCTGAATCTAAAAAATGCCCTTCAATACTATGGATCTATTCTTGGCTTGCGTTCGGTGCTTTGGTTACAGGGGGAAAATGATGCAGCAGCAGGAGTTAGCAAAGACGCCTACCAATCATCTTTACAGGGGCTTGTCAACGTTGCGCGTGTTGAGCAGGGAGAGGTATTATCATCGTTGCCATGGGTTATGTCAAGAACTTCCCGCTTTGCC
Above is a window of Runella slithyformis DSM 19594 DNA encoding:
- the ffh gene encoding signal recognition particle protein, coding for MFESLQDKLNKAIRTLKGKDRISDINVAATTKEVRRALVDADVNFKVAKEITDKIKDKALDQKILIAVEPGQMFVKIVHEELTALMGGQAEAINIKGDPAVILIAGLQGSGKTTFSGKLAYMLKRQGRQVLLAACDIYRPAAIDQLKVLGEQIGVEVYSEPDSRDAVAIAQNAVAHAKKSGKKIVIVDTAGRLAVDEVMMKEVENIKSSIKPSEILFVVDSMTGQDAVNTAKTFNERLNFDGVVLTKLDGDARGGAALSIRQIVEKPIKYISTGEKMEALDSFYPDRMASRILGMGDVLSLVERAQQAFDEDEAKRINAKMRANKFDFNDFLGQLQQIKKMGNVKDLLGMIPGMGSAMKDMEIDNDSFKPIEAIIHSMTPKERENPDVIDGSRKKRIAGGSGTSLQQVNNLLKQFDEMRKMMKKMNTMEKMGKLKVK